AGGTATAAAGTCCGGCATCGACGGCGGTGTTGCAACCCATCTCGATGGTTCTTGAATCGATCTTGCCAACGGGCTTGTTTTCGAGGAAGTGATGGAAATAGTCCTCCTTCTCGGCCGCCGTGAGTCGCGGCTGGTTCGATACGGTGGGAAGGAGGATGGAGCGGTCGGCGTAGTTGGCGACAACCTGGTGCGGATCGCCGGTTTGCAGCGACCGATTCCATCGGTCAAACAAAGCCGCGATTTCCTGCTCGTTGCTTGCCCTGCAAACCTCTGTTCGTGCTGGCGCGGTTTCGGACCCGGATGGGGCTGACGCGCAGCCTGAAAGAACGGCGGCGAGCACTGCTGACAGGACATAGGGATTTCTCATGGGCGATCCTTTAAGGGTGATTGAAAAAAGGTCAGCGCCTAGCGAATCCGCTGCATCACGAAAGTCCGTTCAGGCGCAGGAAAGCAGTCAGTCGCTTCATCCGCAAGCTGATTCTCGGCGCAGACTGATCCGAGCCAGCAACAGTATTGCCTGCGACAGCGCGCGCTAGGTGATCTGAACGATGACCGGACCTTCCGCGACGACCGGCGGGCTCGCGTGGGCATTCGAGGCATTTTTCTGGATCCAGTCGCGCGCGACTTTCACGCTCTCGTCGGCGCCGGCCTTGTCCGTGCAAACAGTCACCGACATGCCGCCATCACCCTGACGCAGCAGCGTGTAGCTGACGAGGCCAGGCACTTTGCGCAGGGTGGCTTCAATGTCGGCCTTGTGCTCTTCCAAAACATCGAACAGCTGCTGTGCGCCAGCACCCGAGTAGGTTCTTACAACCGCATGCATAGTCATCTCCCTTGTGAGTTAGTCCTGATGCCCATCCAGATCCGCCGATAGCCGCTATCGCTTGGGTTACATCCGCCTCGCCAGGAAACAGCCTCGGGTTCGACGCGAACCGCGTCTTCGGCAGCCATCATGGGTCGTGCCTGAAATTCAAAAACAGGCCAAATCAGCATAACCTGTGGACGCCAACGCAGGGTCGCAATCGTGTAACGGTTATCGACAGCCTGTGGCCGTGTCGGGCTGGTGACACGGCCCACACGGCCCATGCCGGGGAGCGCTTTTGCTGCCTCAACTTGAGGATAGGTTTTGGCCCAGCCGCGCCGCCTCTATCGCGGCGATGTCGATCTTTTTCATGGTCATCATCGCGTCGAACACGCGCTTGGCCGCCGCGCGATCAGGGCCGGACAGCGCCGTGGTGAGGGCGCGCGGGGTGATCTGCCATGACAGGCCCCATCGGTCCTTGCACCAGCCGCACGCGCTTTCCTGGCCGCCATTGCCGACGACCGCGTTCCACAAGCGGTCGGTCTCAAGCTGGTCGTCGGTCGCGATCTGAAAGGAGAAGGCTTCGCTGTGCTTGAAATGCGGGCCGCCGTTCAGCCCGATGCAGGGGATGCCGGCGACGGTGAACTCGACCGTCAGGACATCGCCCTGCTTGCCGTCGGGATAGT
This DNA window, taken from Polaromonas hydrogenivorans, encodes the following:
- a CDS encoding SgcJ/EcaC family oxidoreductase, which produces MRNPYVLSAVLAAVLSGCASAPSGSETAPARTEVCRASNEQEIAALFDRWNRSLQTGDPHQVVANYADRSILLPTVSNQPRLTAAEKEDYFHHFLENKPVGKIDSRTIEMGCNTAVDAGLYTFTFGTTGAQVKARYTYTYRWDGKQWLITSHHSSAMPEKN
- a CDS encoding VOC family protein, with product MTSKNTICLWYEGGAVDAANFYAQTFPDSAVGAVLRAPGDYPDGKQGDVLTVEFTVAGIPCIGLNGGPHFKHSEAFSFQIATDDQLETDRLWNAVVGNGGQESACGWCKDRWGLSWQITPRALTTALSGPDRAAAKRVFDAMMTMKKIDIAAIEAARLGQNLSSS